In Zingiber officinale cultivar Zhangliang chromosome 8B, Zo_v1.1, whole genome shotgun sequence, a single genomic region encodes these proteins:
- the LOC122017461 gene encoding protein RICE SALT SENSITIVE 3-like isoform X1, producing the protein MVVEARRLWACWLSMSLSGTSASTRTGLTPSSGPFALARTFLLLPLLSFPSLSPHELFSPFFSCRRCRGGNGCKIGDDNGNLMLMWEDGFCRSRVDEMDAGEDPVRKAFSKMSIQLYNYGEGLMGKVASDKCHKWVFKEPSESEPNISNYWQSSFDALPPEWNDQFASGIQTIAVIQAGHGLLQLGSCKIIPEDLHFVLRMRHMFESLGYQSGFFLSQLFSSTRGSSPSPSSSMKQIPRPPPPPIFNWSHPSLAPIPAMAATPAYNPMGQEHEPDLKWPNGLSFFTALTGRTDDAKLLFGTEMLEQKPADSKPGMGDDHHLALSSASNADQDLMSTESQRSCKGRKMESSSNKFKRSLTFPATSLDHQHHHQHAGTAQGMDYRGSDAGIYQDIMETFLD; encoded by the exons ATGGTAGTAGAAGCAAGGAGGCTGTGGGCATGTTGGCTCTCCATGAGTCTCTCAGGAACCTCTGCCTCAACTCGGACTGGACTTACTCCGTCTTCTGGACCATTCGCCCTCGCCCGTACCTTCCTCCTTCTCCCCCTTCTTTCCTTTCCCTCTCTTTCACCACACGAACTATTCTCCCCCTTCTTCTCTTGCAGGAGGTGCAGGGGCGGCAATGGCTGCAAGATTGGCGACGACAATGGCAATCT GATGCTGATGTGGGAGGATGGCTTCTGCCGGAGCCGAGTCGACGAGATGGATGCAGGGGAAGACCCCGTGAGGAAGGCCTTCAGCAAGATGTCCATTCAGCTGTATAATTACGGAGAAGG GTTGATGGGGAAGGTTGCTTCTGATAAGTGTCACAAATGGGTCTTCAAGGAACCTTCTGAATCTGAACCCAACATCTCCAACTACTGGCAGAGCTCCTTCGATGCT CTTCCTCCTGAGTGGAATGATCAATTTGCTTCTGGCATCCAG ACTATCGCTGTGATTCAGGCTGGCCATGGACTTTTGCAACTTGGCTCCTGCAAAATT ATACCTGAAGACCTGCACTTTGTACTGAGGATGAGGCACATGTTTGAGTCATTAGGATACCAATCAGGGTTCTTCCTCTCCCAGCTGTTTTCCTCCACCAGGGGCAGCTCTCCTTCACCATCTTCGTCAATGAAGCAAATCCCGAGGCCGCCGCCTCCTCCGATCTTCAACTGGAGCCACCCTTCGCTTGCTCCAATCCCTGCCATGGCAGCTACCCCTGCTTACAACCCAATGGGGCAGGAGCATGAACCAGACCTCAAGTGGCCCAACGGCCTCTCCTTCTTCACTGCTCTCACCGGCAGGACGGACGACGCCAAGCTCCTCTTCGGCACCGAGATGCTGGAGCAAAAACCGGCCGACTCTAAGCCCGGCATGGGCGATGATCACCATCTGGCACTTAGCAGCGCGAGCAATGCTGATCAGGACCTGATGAGCACAGAGAGCCAGCGTTCCTGCAAAGGCAGGAAGATGGAGAGCAGCAGCAACAAGTTCAAGAGGAGCTTGACGTTCCCCGCGACATCGCTCGACCACCAGCATCATCACCAACATGCAGGAACAGCTCAGGGAATGGATTACAGAGGATCAGACGCAGGGATCTACCAGGACATCATGGAAACCTTCTTGGACTAG
- the LOC122017461 gene encoding protein RICE SALT SENSITIVE 3-like isoform X2, with amino-acid sequence MVGSGDGSRSKEAVGMLALHESLRNLCLNSDWTYSVFWTIRPRPRCRGGNGCKIGDDNGNLMLMWEDGFCRSRVDEMDAGEDPVRKAFSKMSIQLYNYGEGLMGKVASDKCHKWVFKEPSESEPNISNYWQSSFDALPPEWNDQFASGIQTIAVIQAGHGLLQLGSCKIIPEDLHFVLRMRHMFESLGYQSGFFLSQLFSSTRGSSPSPSSSMKQIPRPPPPPIFNWSHPSLAPIPAMAATPAYNPMGQEHEPDLKWPNGLSFFTALTGRTDDAKLLFGTEMLEQKPADSKPGMGDDHHLALSSASNADQDLMSTESQRSCKGRKMESSSNKFKRSLTFPATSLDHQHHHQHAGTAQGMDYRGSDAGIYQDIMETFLD; translated from the exons ATGGTGGGCTCAGGAGATGGTAGTAGAAGCAAGGAGGCTGTGGGCATGTTGGCTCTCCATGAGTCTCTCAGGAACCTCTGCCTCAACTCGGACTGGACTTACTCCGTCTTCTGGACCATTCGCCCTCGCCC GAGGTGCAGGGGCGGCAATGGCTGCAAGATTGGCGACGACAATGGCAATCT GATGCTGATGTGGGAGGATGGCTTCTGCCGGAGCCGAGTCGACGAGATGGATGCAGGGGAAGACCCCGTGAGGAAGGCCTTCAGCAAGATGTCCATTCAGCTGTATAATTACGGAGAAGG GTTGATGGGGAAGGTTGCTTCTGATAAGTGTCACAAATGGGTCTTCAAGGAACCTTCTGAATCTGAACCCAACATCTCCAACTACTGGCAGAGCTCCTTCGATGCT CTTCCTCCTGAGTGGAATGATCAATTTGCTTCTGGCATCCAG ACTATCGCTGTGATTCAGGCTGGCCATGGACTTTTGCAACTTGGCTCCTGCAAAATT ATACCTGAAGACCTGCACTTTGTACTGAGGATGAGGCACATGTTTGAGTCATTAGGATACCAATCAGGGTTCTTCCTCTCCCAGCTGTTTTCCTCCACCAGGGGCAGCTCTCCTTCACCATCTTCGTCAATGAAGCAAATCCCGAGGCCGCCGCCTCCTCCGATCTTCAACTGGAGCCACCCTTCGCTTGCTCCAATCCCTGCCATGGCAGCTACCCCTGCTTACAACCCAATGGGGCAGGAGCATGAACCAGACCTCAAGTGGCCCAACGGCCTCTCCTTCTTCACTGCTCTCACCGGCAGGACGGACGACGCCAAGCTCCTCTTCGGCACCGAGATGCTGGAGCAAAAACCGGCCGACTCTAAGCCCGGCATGGGCGATGATCACCATCTGGCACTTAGCAGCGCGAGCAATGCTGATCAGGACCTGATGAGCACAGAGAGCCAGCGTTCCTGCAAAGGCAGGAAGATGGAGAGCAGCAGCAACAAGTTCAAGAGGAGCTTGACGTTCCCCGCGACATCGCTCGACCACCAGCATCATCACCAACATGCAGGAACAGCTCAGGGAATGGATTACAGAGGATCAGACGCAGGGATCTACCAGGACATCATGGAAACCTTCTTGGACTAG